A single genomic interval of Cydia strobilella chromosome 3, ilCydStro3.1, whole genome shotgun sequence harbors:
- the LOC134755596 gene encoding tax1-binding protein 3 homolog: MAKMAFQHQAGTAMECLSIPITLQKEAGVDAEGREVMKCGFKIGGGIDQDYRKSPQGYTDNGIYVTEVHEGSPAAKSGLRMHDKILQCNGYDFTMVTHKKAVSYIKKHPVLNLLVARKGVTST; the protein is encoded by the exons ATGGCGAAAATGGCATTTCAGCACCAAGCCGGCACGGCAATGGAGTGCCTAAGT ATACCAATAACCCTACAAAAAGAAGCTGGAGTAGATGCAGAAGGAAGGGAGGTCATGAAATGTGGGTTTAAAATAGGCGGTGGTATTGACCAAGACTACCGCAAAAGCCCTCAGGGGTACACCGACAAT GGAATTTATGTAACTGAAGTTCACGAAGGGAGCCCTGCAGCTAAATCCGGCCTAAGAATGCATGACAAGATTCTACAGTGCAATGGTTACGACTTCACAATGGTGACACACAAGAAAGCCGTTAGCTACATTAAAAAACACCCTGTGCTCAACCTGCTGGTGGCTCGGAAGGGAGTCACGTCCACATAA
- the LOC134756249 gene encoding uncharacterized protein LOC134756249 encodes MSGGEYRHVWRIAFTNFLKSFRPRQIRGNVIGKDYKGNSYFEIPADPSLGKRKATRWYDPPKGLDFRDPIPAEWEAWLRMRRVEAPTEEEIANNLAVAKLKQENAAIIEARRLAEGGSLPTMPARGAETYPKYAEFHTGHPDDHPDRRNH; translated from the exons ATGTCTGGCGGGGAGTACCGCCATGTGTGGCGTATAGCCTTTACTAATTTTCTTAAGTCATTTAGACCGCGCCAAATAAGAGGAAACGTAATAG GGAAGGACTACAAAGGCAACAGTTACTTCGAGATACCGGCAGATCCCAGCCTGGGCAAGCGGAAGGCTACCCGCTGGTACGATCCACCCAAAGGACTGGACTTCCGTGACCCCATCCCTGCAGAGTGGGAGGCTTGGCTTAGGATGAGGAG AGTAGAAGCACCAACGGAAGAAGAGATAGCCAATAACCTAGCTGTGGCCAAGCTGAAACAAGAGAACGCGGCCATAATCGAAGCGCGTCGCCTCGCCGAGGGCGGCTCGCTGCCCACCATGCCGGCGCGAGGCGCGGAGACCTATCCCAAGTACGCCGAGTTCCATACAGGACATCCGGACGACCATCCTGACCGGAGGAATCATTAA